In Phoenix dactylifera cultivar Barhee BC4 chromosome 1, palm_55x_up_171113_PBpolish2nd_filt_p, whole genome shotgun sequence, the genomic stretch AAAGTTTTGTTTCAAAttcaaaagagaggaagaagggaccGAGAGGTTTAGCTTCACTTAAATTCCAATACTAtccttttactttttcccaagaAGCATTCATTTAGTAGCCATCTCATCTTTCCAGATAAGCTGTTCCAAAAAGTTTTGGTCCCATGAAACGACTCAACTAGCATGACTCAACTAGCATTTTGTAGTAAATAACCATGTCAGAATATTAATGAAGTTTAAATTCCTAGCACCAGAACCCCAACCACCAACTAGTGCAGTTCCACTTGTGGTGCCTGGCAGACCAGCAAACATTAATGCAGAACTATGAAAGAAATGAGGATGGGAGGAGGTGGAAAAAAATCTTAAGGGCCCCCCATCTGACATGGAGATAATATGTCTGACTACAATACTTTACTTTTAAGATCAAAATTTAAGGGCTGTTATGGTAATACAACCATGTCTTTGGCAGAGATaaccctccaaatcatgtaagCACAAGCAGGGATCATTGAggatcctttttaagttcaacTCAGTTGGATTAAGCTTCAAATTCCACTTTCAAATAGATGGTTAGGTAATGTCCAAATGTAATCACATCATTTATATTGTCTAAGCACCAAACAGAAATAAGTATGTGGAACTAAAACATGACAAAGAAATTAACATGCTAGTTTGCATGAGCGGAGCTGTCAATATTGCAGCTAATACAAAAGATCAACTAACGAGATCTTAAAGAAAACTCTCTTAGTGTGCTGTAGGATGATAAGTACTAAGAAGGTAAGCTAAATCATCAGGAACCACTCTTATTATGTCGTTAACACAAAGCTACTTTTGCTGAAACATATTAGTTAGGACTGCAGCATATATATGCACAGAAATGGCACTTACACAATCTACaggaaatatttaaaattaataaatgcGTTCTTTAATGCAATCAAAGCAAATTTTTAGGTAAGAGCTAGTGAAACAGCTAGCCATACATTCACTGGACAATATTAATGGGTTATGACAATTTAGCAGAACCTCTATTGCTAAAGCTACAAAGGGAAACTATGGCAGACAAAAGTTAACAAACATGGCATATTTTTCCCAAAAAACTAGCATGGCATAAAATGTGCAAATTAATCAAACATTATGCATAGGAAAATTGATTCTGTGAAGAGATACATCCATATAGAATTTCTTTCCAGTATAGAGATAAAACTGGTAATATAGAATACCTGGGAGGAGacaaccaaaaaaagaaaaataaataaatggtcACGAAAGAATGGAGAAAATAAAGATAGCAACATTTTGACAAATAAAGTCTAGAGTTTTCAATGTGCAAAGTGGAATTAAGATGCTGCACtgaaacttaatgataaattaaatatgagtaAGGAACCAAATATGGATTAAATTACAAGAAAGTTGAAGGTTCACTTGGTCTAATTCTCATATGAATTGATGAGGAGGTTGGGGATATGACTGAAAAAACAAGGATGGAAGCAGCGGTGAGCTATATTTCAGGAGCCTAAAAAGATTTCTGAGATAAGGTTGAGGTTTTGCCAGACATGATCCAAATATGAACATACAAACTTTTCTGATATCTTTAACTTGGGTAACTAAAACACAGGCTCAGGCATTGAGGTCAGTCGATAATGCTCATAGTACTTATTTGAAATTCAATGATTTTCACATTTATCACATTATAATAAGCACAAATAAGCTGGTGGATCTGTTGATAATGATGTCTCTATTACATGAGCATTTTCTTCATGAACTAGAAGGAAAACTAATTTTAGTATGACAATTTGATTGTAAAGGGAAAAGTGTAAGTGCTTCTAAAGGTGATGGTACCTTTTTTATATTTCTTGGTCAAGATTTTTAACTTCAGATTCCAGTTCTTATCACCTTTTCCTGTGAAGATCAATGTAAAACCTCTGAGTTGTTCCCGAATGCTGTTGGAATGTACAAACTTGCTAGGCTGGTTTTAAAGATGGCAATCATTCTACTCTGCTTGCCAATTCCAAAACACCTCAAGGACCAATCATCATATTCTAGCAAAGTATTATATATTTTGAGTTAATGATTTAATTGATTCTCTACTTTTGTTCAGCTAACTCTACTGCTCGGCATTACATCCTTCCAATTTGATTAACTTCTCCATCTCATATAATACACAACGAATTTCTCTGCTTTGAGCATGAAAACTCTCTCTGCCCATCAAGAATTCATGAACAACCCCATCCACCTCCACCCAACTGCAACCTGCAATCTTCCGAACCTGTAAATCATTCATCTTCCTTCTCACCTTTCCCGCATCATCCCATCGCCCAGACTCATTGAAAATGTTAGAGATAAGTGTGTAAAACCCGCTATCTTGAGGGCCcaattcaattatttttctccATACACGATCAGCCACTTCAACTTTCTTATGAATTCTACATGCACTGAGCAGGGTCTTCCAGATAACTGCATTAGGTTCCACCAGCATCTTCTCCACAAACTCCAATGCCTCTTGCAAAAGCCCGGCACGGGCTAAAAGGTCAATCATGCACCCATAGTGTCTTATGTTCGGAGTTATCTTGTAGTAATTGGTAAAGAGATCAAAAATCATCTGGCCCTCATTGACCAAACCTACATGTGCACAAGCACTTAAAACACCAATGAACGTGATATCATTAGGGGTCCTAAGGGAATCCTCTTGCATTCTTGAGAAAAAACAAAGGGCTTCCCTGCCACGACCATGGGCTGCAAGACCAAAGATGATAGAATTCCAAGCTGACAATTCCTTATGCTTGAGCTTTTCAAAGATGCCAACAGCATCCTCAATGCAGCCACATTTTGAGTACATGTCCACAAGAGCCGAACCAAGGACCGAATCCACTTCCATACCCATCTTGTCCATGTAAGCATGGATCCACCTCCCCTGACTGAGAGCACCAAGCTGTGCAACCGCTGGAAGAATGCTCACAAGCGTGATTTTATTCGGTGCCACACCTGCAATTTGCATCTCGAGGAAAAGGTCCAAGGCCTCCTTGAACTGGCCATTCTGTGCATATCCTGATATCAGAGCTGTCCAAGTGATCACACTCCACTCTGGCCTCATCTGGTCAAAGATGCCCCGAGCAACTTCCACGCTGCCACATCTCAAGTACCCAGATATCAATGAATTCCATGAGAACTCATTCCTCTCAGGCATTGAATCAAAGAGGTCCTGAGCAATCTCCATCTGCCCATGTCTTGCATACCCATCAACCATAatgctccaagaaactacattTCTCTCACCCATTCCATCGAAAACCTTTCGGGCAGTCTTCAAATCCCCGATTTTTATAAACCCAATGATTAAATCATTCTGAGAAACAACATCTGGGACGTTGCATTCCGCAAACAGTTTATGAGCATCATGGCAAGCAAGGCACTTTGCATACATTCGAACAAGAGATCTCTGAACAAAAACATCACAAAGGACGCCTCTTTTGACAGCCTGCGTGTGGAACTGCCGGCCTTCTTCCAAGGCAGAGAGAACACGGCATGCTTTAAAGAGGGAGCGGAAGGTGCGACAATTGAGAGTGAGAGCGCCATCAGAGAGAAGCCGGTGGAATTTGAGGATTGTGCGTTCTGGAGTGATGACAGGAAGGGGGTGATGGGGTTCCTTGGGAGCTCTGCGGATTCTCTTTGGAAATCTTCCATGTTGTTGACGAGGAGGAGGCAATTGATACTGAGAGAACGGCGCGAACATTTCAAACTTCGACGGCTTGTTAACGGTCAAATATGTAAATGGGTTTCTTCTCCCTTTGATGCTTGATATTTATCCCGTGGAGCTAACTTGCTCAGCGCAAGTCCTTTCCATcgagagtaaaaaaaaaaagtgagagaGAAAGTTAGTAATTTTTACCTacactattttttaaaaatagaaagTTTATTTTTTAACACCACCATCAGCATCATCTCCACTACTACCCCATTGCATTGGTGATAACCCCCATCACTACCGTGATCATGACACTACCGTATCTATTGTCACCAAGTATGCCATATTGATATTGTCCCACAAGACTACAACTAACACTATCACCATCCTATTACCTCCACTACTACCCCCACTTCTACCATCatcatattaatatttttaaaataattaactatatcaaatatatttataatttaaaattctgaaaaataaatttttatttttaattataataattaaaaattaaaaatatgccCAATGACATCTTAGAAtattagttatttttttaaaaaaaattattcccTTTTTATCATTGGGCACCAACTTGCTCAATTCTCTTGTCCAATCCTATGTCATGTCATGGCAAAATTATTATCATAATAGACATAAGTCATAGGGTAATAACACCATCATAGTTACTAAAATCCTTTGAAAAGcccatataattttatattaggcTACAATATTCAAATATTTATTTGCGTAATATTTAGTTGCTGTATTATTGTACTAACTGTTCATTATTGTAAGTGCATATGATGGCCTTTTAAAAGCAAAATGATGGCATTATGGATTTCCTTTTATTTGAAATTTCATTTTACACTTAAATGGTTGCCCTCTagatattttagaaaataacaTAAACTGCAAAAATTCTTGTGGACTACGGCAATGTGAAAATAATGAACCATTTTATAATGTTAAGTGGTCATAATATATAGCATCTTTTTTGGGTTATCATACGCGTTTGAATTCTTAAATTAACAAAGATGCCCTTAAAATGGCCTGTTATTACCGTCATCTAAAACCATGCCTCAATCTCCTGAAATAATAGACTCCATCACAACAATTCATTCAATTAAAAGAagctaaaaaaataagaactgaTGCAAGAAACCAGGAGAGTAGAACGCTATGGTTGAAAGATTCCAAAAATCTGGAAGGTTAGGGGATAGAGGAAACTCCTCTCTTTTGCCTCGATATTTTTGTATGGATAATCTACAGAAGTTGATACTTATATAGCCTTAGGTCTCGCAATCAGTATACTAGTCCCAATCAATTAACAACAAAGGATTTACAACTCTGGAGACTGGCAGGGGATAAATGAAGAGAAGAAAACTCTATGTTTAGCTTTATACCCATCTAATTTTGTAGAATGATGCAACAATTTAGCAGCAGCCAATAAGTTCAAATGCAACCATCAGCTACTCATAACTTACGATTTatgtttttcttctctcttcagAATAATGGTGGCAGTACCCCTTCAGATCAGAGCCCAAATCCAATTGGCAAATCCCAACTCAAACTTGAGGATCTCATACTACATTTATGTTTTTCTTAACTTATGatttatgtttttctttcctCCTCAGAATAATGGTGGCAAGGGTATATAGCAAATAAACCCAATGTATATTGCTACAACCAAAACATAATGTTACACAAAACATAAAGACACATCACCTCCATGAGGTGCCcatggtgtttttttttcttttccaaaaagATAATTTACAACAATATTACATGCAATGTACATTGAATTGCCAAGAAAATTAAGAAACAGCAACTGAATATGAGGCAAACAGAAACTATACTGCTCAGCAAAATCGCTAACAACAGATCTTCAGATAACCATCTTCTGTTCCAACAAGAAATAATCGTGAGAAAGGAAGCACACTAATGGTGGAGAGCACCGAGAGGTTTCTCATCCCCTTATCAGCAGAATACAGCTTCTGAAGTGAAAGCCAATGCTGTCCACCCTGCTGCCAAGAGACCATTCATCAGTGCATAAATCAAGGAAACAATGAGTGATTATTGTGtggatatttttcaaaaaagtgaGAAGCAGAGATGGTGTCAGGTCCAAAAATATTGGAACCTCTTCTGAAAGGTTCCAAGGGAGGTCAATAATGGAGCTTGCTGAAGCTCAGACCGAAACAGTGGGGTCCTTAACAAATGAACCCCACCACAAACTCTATGTGGTCAAAGACCACAATGTTGTCATTAAGGATTCAAGAATGAAGCATGTTCAAAATCTTAATATGTATTACTCCATTTAGAAAGCAAGACAGACTAATGTTTACATACTTCAGTGGTTGATCTAGAAAGAGAGGTCAGTGCAATCTTATTTCTGGAAACTGAGAGTACATCCTGACCCCAAATGGTGAAGCTGAAGATGCCGTCAGAATGGCCTCTAAAAACATTCAATTGAGAAGCCAAGTTCCTGCCATACAGTGTTGAGAAAAAATTCAGTCAAGGTACAAGCATTCATTGCTCTGCTTATATACTGTTTCCTGCAATTTGAATAATTTAATGTGTTTCCTTGATGTTGTTGTGCCACTTAGGTGAGCAAAGTGTTTCCAAGAAGTAATAAATAGCAAGCCATTGAATAATTAGAAAATCAAGGCAGAAAGACAGGAAAAGTGTGTGTAACATTTCTTTTGCAGCAAGGAACTTGGAATATTCAATACTTCAAACATATGAGGTGCACATTTAAATAAAAGTCTTAAGGCACTCAGAGCCTACTGCTTACCGTTTCCTTAAAAAGAATTTAAAGAAAAGGTGCACATTCAGTGACTAGCTGCCAAAAATTTGgactttgttttcctttttcttttcttgagaatttcaaATAACATTATAAGCTTCATTTCAATTCAAAAATATGAGCTGAAAAGTTGTTCAGCAGGAAGGTGGACGAGGTTGTACTAAGCATGAATAAGAAAAACATGAAGTCATTGATATaccaaaactttaaaaaattacAAAGAGCCGGTAATATACATTTTaatatgtgatggaatttgatgaCGAAGAGTCAAGTGACTCCTCTACCTTTTTCTTTATTCTGGATGCTACTCAATTCTCTAATAAAGCAAACATTCCATTTCAAAATAAAAGTTCTTTTGCCATTGGATACAGCAAAAGTAGAATAAGACTATAAAATATGAATAGATGGTAATGGTCAAATGATAGTACCTTCTCAGATCCCAAACTCGCAAGGTTTTATCAAGAGAGCTGGATACAAGCAAATGATCCTCTGGTGATACTAACTGTATACACGAAAGTTTAACTGACAATTAGATAATAGTCAAAATGATATCTGATTAACTGCTTTACAAAGCATACTTTAGTAATGTAGCCATCATGTGCTCGCCAAAGAGCAACAATATTTCCACTCCTTGCATCAAGCAACCTACAATGTCCTGAACTTAGCCCAGCAGCAATCCAAGATGGCGAAGCTACAGCTCTCTCTGCTTGAAGCTTTTCAGAACCACAGGAGCAAATGGCTGACACAAGTGATGAAAAAGAATACTCAGCTACATCACTCTTCCACAGGTGCAGTTTCCGGTCTTGAACAACATCAATGAACCTGCATGCAGTAACATTATAAACAATAATATGCATATACATTGGCATATAAGTACAAGCATGTCTGTAAAAAAGATTCTTTTTTTAAGCATACATGTTTTTATAAAGAGGAAACAAGAAAGGATGGGGAAATATAGCAAAGTAACTTGATGGACTATAAAAATGACAACCAAACCTTTTCCCACTAAAATAGTCTTTGGAGCCAGACCCAGTTGAGCGGGCTACATAGAACTAGAATGAGAAGattttttacatctggttgtcaACCTAACAACGACATTTCACATCTTGTGTCAAAACATACTAGTCTATTCCAGTAGTGGCCATGCATTTTTTCCACCAAAAGAAAAGGTCATGCTTATGCCGAAGTGCACAATTCCTTGCTGAAGGATAGTTATGGTAATATGAAACTCTGCCCTCTAGCTATAGTCAAAAGCTGTAGGTCTGCAAGCAAcgcaagcacaaatttaatatcaaaatgaaaTACATGAAAGCAAGatatgctgaaccggccggaACCGGTCCAGTATAGCCCTTGAAATAGGTTCCGACCCCGATCGATTCCAAgtccgtaccggtgcgaaccaggCCGATTCACACCGGTACAggttaattttgaattttgccgCACGTAGCCTTCTCTGCAGCCGGCAGCGCGTGGCCACTATGGCCAGACACTGTCTTCCTTTCGGCCACAGCGCCATGTGCTGTGGCTGAAAGTGGCATAGGGCCACGCGTTTTTCCGACAGCGCGTGGCTGTTCAATCACTTTGAGTTTGGCCTCTCCCCGCTTGGCTATAAAAGCCGAACGAGGAACACATTTCAGGgcaagggaagggaagggaagggattAGCCAAAAAATTGAGGAAGGAAAGGGAAGGGTTGGGATTAGcccaaaaaatattgaggaaggGAAGGAAAATGTAGGGATTAATCAAAAAAAGATGGAGGAAGGGAAGGAAAAGGAAGGCATCCAGCAGAGGAAGGAAGGGCGGATGGATCCTTCAGAGActgcataaaaaatattaaggaggtgagagagcatcgtttcccttccaaaaaaaattcaacaaaGGCTAATTAAGGTgtgatttcttttccttatattctttttttaatatttcttttaatgtacttaaaaaaatgtcaaaaattgcaaaaaatagaaaatgatgccCAATATTTTCATTTCGTCttgaattttttatatgttATAGATCTATGGACGATATGCATGGTGACATTAATTTTttagaatatatataatttatattttaattaaaaataaaaaagtttaaaaattaatttttaataaaaaataaaaaaataaaaaaattgtagaACGTTGTACATAATTTAGAAGTCATTTTAGAGGCAAAAATTTTTTtagtaaatttaaaataattaaaaaattaaaaattaatttaaaatttaaaaagaaacatGCTCCTTGAGGCCATTCAGGAGGACAGCATGCAGTTACAGATGACCTCGCATATGGAGCAGGATCCATAGATGTATCAAGTTCTGAATCTTTCTATTATTCGTGGCCTCAGGCAgcctatggatatggtgcatcgGAGTTATCTTCCAGTGGCTACTATCCTGCACAGTCCGGAGGGTCTTACGAGTAGGATTTTGCTGCCGGCATATTCGGATGGCCCCCTCCACAGCCATATTATCAACAACAGGACACCTTTTAGAGCCAGAGCTTCAGCAAGAGATCCGAGAGTTCTTATGACCCGACGCGCATTCCTCAGGAATTGAACATATAAGACTACAACGCCGCTTGATTAGAAGGATGAGTTAATCTGCCTCGTTATTATGCTGATGATCTGAATATCCACGAGAAGCATTGCCATTcgacccgattttagatatccgaTAGTGCTTTAAATGTACGTAATTGATTGCatcttaatttgaagatattttatctTCATCTCATGATTTTAATCATTTGGaagtaataagatgcatcatctagTTTAAATCTTAAACCtaacatagaaacatcaaaaaaaaatccaaaaaagagaactcccaaaaaaaaattggcatcGGGGCCGAAACCCGGCCGAACCAGCCGAAccggtacagtaccggttcgATTCGGTATGGTACTGGTACCGGTGCCCACCGGTACATTGGTACGGtcggtacggcagaccttgCATCAAAGGTTAATAGTCAACCGAGTATGTACAAAATTTAGATCAGAAATCAGAAGGGTTGGATGGTCACGTAAATAGCATATCTAGTTATCTAAACCAAAAAACACATTTTCGCAAGATTCGCCTCTCGGTACTGGACCTCGTActagtgccacactagcactatGTCGGTATAGTATGGTACATGATCTTGTCgacataccgagtgtcggtacgccacccATACCAGGTACCGGTACCAAACCGATATAGTATGGTACGTCTTGTACCGCCTGATTCGGGCTGGTACGGCGAACCATGCGTTTTCATATCTCTCAACTTTCTGATTAAAATTATCGTAGCTATCCAATAACTTGAACTGTTTTGACATAGTGATGGCTTTTTCAGATAAATGCAGTAGGCACATTATCGAGCATGCAGCTAACAAAAATCCTAAGTGTAGTTGTAGCAACATATATATGTCCACTGCATTGTCATGTTGCTACATCTACATGCCTCTTCAATTTTTCTGGACTTCCGATGGTTAGAGAAATTACCAGAAGttctatataataaaatataagtaTCTCCAGGCACAAGAGAAGCAAATAACACCATCTAAACAAGAAGATAAACACCATTATATATAGCACAAAATCAGTTCAACAATATGAAATTGTCTGGAAAACTCATTCCAAGAAAACCATGTTTTTAACATGTGGCCGATAATGAATTTAAAATTACCTGACTGAACCGTTTCCCATGCCAGCTATAAGCTTATCATCAGACTCTATGTGATTCATGCATGTGTACAAACTACCACTGAATGCATTAGACAGTATTCCGCCAGAGAGTGCATTTGGAGTAAGCATGTTGGGCTGCTCCGTGTTCACCTTGGTTGACAACGACAGTGGGAaatttgttgatgattcagcataTGCTGCTATCAGCTTCCCAGTTTGTCCATTCCATATATGGATGGTACCATCACAAGAAGCTATCCTTCCACCAACAGACAATATGCAGATAGAGTTCACCACCTACAAAGAaataaaaactttcaaaataGTAGTAGCAGAGAAAGAAACATATGAAGACAAGGAGATAAACCTGAAAGGCAAGTGAAATCTAcatcacaaaactataataatttttttttttctcatggaAAGATGGAAAATGAAGGCTTCCTGATCTTAAAGAAAGAATATCTCAATTAGCATTAACGATGTACAATGAGACCCTCAAAGAAAATACAATAGAGGAAGCTAACCTCATCATGGCCATAATAGCCAGATATGCAGTTCATTCTAGGCAATTCCCACTTCTGAACACTTCCTTTGAATCCAGGACCAACTCCTCCAGTATAAACTGTGCATTCATCATGACAAACAGCTAAAGATCTCAGAGCTCCAGGATGAGCACGGGCAGAGTAAAGAATTGACGCTTTGATCTTCCAAGGAAGTTCATCTTTTGAGCCTCCACTGCGCCCAAGAAAATCAGGAACATCCCAACTAGCATCAGGACTGGGGAACCAAAACCATGGTTCATGGCTCCCAAGGTTTGAGGTTACTGAATGATTTCCTGATGCAGTTGGTTGATGCTCATTTACAAGCCTGGAATTTATCGCCGACATGCCACTTTTAACTGCTTGCGATTGCGGAATAGACCAACCAACACCATTAAGCAATAGTTTGGCAGGATTGTACTCTGACGAAGAAATTTTTCCAAAAGCAAGCATCTGAGGGTTCAAATTTTCACCAACACTTCTACAAGTTTCCCCAGAAGACTCCCACTTAAAATAAAAGCGTAAGACAGATTAGAATGATGATATATAAGTATACAGGGTAGGATATCTACAAGAAGATAGCCTTGGGATCACCAACAAACTAAGACATGCTCTTGGGCTCCTTGGCAGTTCAAGAGAAGCATGTTTACCTTCCAATTGTAAATCTTGTGAAGAATTTGCTCTAAAAGAAACCATGTGGGACAACACTTGCGAAGATTCTCTATGCCAATAAGGGAAGCAAGTGGAGGATACAAAAGCAAGCTGCAAAACATTCACACAACTTCATATATCATTACATCATCAGGGAACCTGTAGGAGTtctacaaaaatataaaataaattagctTTCAGATAACGACTTTGATATTGTTTTCACCTACATAAGGTCTCTTCGGGTTTCAATCTGAAACTTTTCATCTATCTTTAATCGAGAAACCTTAGAATCTCTCCCATCGGGACCAGTTCCATAAGTTGCTGCTTGAGAAAAGGCCAGCTCATCAAACAGATCTTTAAGTCGCGGCATGACAAATACAGAAGTATATTCTGGTCCAATCCTTTGACAGACTGCAATGAGTGTAGTTGCAGCAACCTAGCCAAGATAGCAGATAGTTTgagtaaatataaaaaaagaaatgatatgagaaagaaaaagaactaaCATGTGATAACACACTATAAAACGAGAAATGGATCACAAGGAAAACAAAGGATAAAGAACGTAGGGTTAGTTGCCTG encodes the following:
- the LOC103721602 gene encoding pentatricopeptide repeat-containing protein At1g08070, chloroplastic-like translates to MFAPFSQYQLPPPRQQHGRFPKRIRRAPKEPHHPLPVITPERTILKFHRLLSDGALTLNCRTFRSLFKACRVLSALEEGRQFHTQAVKRGVLCDVFVQRSLVRMYAKCLACHDAHKLFAECNVPDVVSQNDLIIGFIKIGDLKTARKVFDGMGERNVVSWSIMVDGYARHGQMEIAQDLFDSMPERNEFSWNSLISGYLRCGSVEVARGIFDQMRPEWSVITWTALISGYAQNGQFKEALDLFLEMQIAGVAPNKITLVSILPAVAQLGALSQGRWIHAYMDKMGMEVDSVLGSALVDMYSKCGCIEDAVGIFEKLKHKELSAWNSIIFGLAAHGRGREALCFFSRMQEDSLRTPNDITFIGVLSACAHVGLVNEGQMIFDLFTNYYKITPNIRHYGCMIDLLARAGLLQEALEFVEKMLVEPNAVIWKTLLSACRIHKKVEVADRVWRKIIELGPQDSGFYTLISNIFNESGRWDDAGKVRRKMNDLQVRKIAGCSWVEVDGVVHEFLMGRESFHAQSREIRCVLYEMEKLIKLEGCNAEQ